In the Loxodonta africana isolate mLoxAfr1 chromosome 1, mLoxAfr1.hap2, whole genome shotgun sequence genome, one interval contains:
- the LOC135231121 gene encoding HLA class I histocompatibility antigen, A alpha chain-like isoform X2: MLMASQILLLLLSGTLPLTQTRAGSHSLNHFFTAVSRPGVGEPRVIAGGYVDDTQFGHFDSDAANPGSEPRALWVVQEGPEHWAELTRRAKDIAQALRVGLQALRGYYNHSDTSSHTIQALSTCEVGSDGRFLRGYRRIAYDGTDYIALNEDLRSWTAAAGAAQITRREWEEADPPKAYVTHHPISDGVVTLKCWTLGFYPSEITLTWQRDGEDQTQDTEFVETRPAGDGTFQKWAALVVPSGEEQRYVCLVQHEGLSEPLTLRWEVPPQPTTSILGIVAGLVLLGAVVTGVVIWIKKSSGGDSAQGTDVPLTDSKA; encoded by the exons ATGCTAATGGCTTCCCAGATCCTCCTCTTGTTGCTCTCCGGGACCCTGCCCCTGACCCAGACCCGGGCGG GCTCCCACTCCCTGAACCATTTCTTCACCGCCGTGTCCCGGCCCGGCGTTGGGGAGCCCCGCGTCATCGCCGGCGGCTACGTGGACGACACGCAGTTCGGACACTTTGACAGCGACGCCGCGAATCCGGGGTCGGAGCCGCGGGCTCTTTGGGTGGTGCAGGAGGGGCCGGAGCATTGGGCAGAGCTGACGCGCAGAGCCAAGGACATCGCACAGGCTCTCCGAGTGGGCCTGCAGGCCTTGCGCGGCTACTACAACCACAGCGACACCA GTTCTCACACCATCCAGGCGCTGTCCACCTGCGAGGTAGGGTCGGACGGGCGCTTCCTCCGCGGGTACCGTCGGATCGCCTACGACGGAACCGATTACATTGCCCTGAACGAGGACCTGCGCTCCTGGACAGCGGCGGCCGGCGCGGCTCAGATCACCCGGCGGGAGTGGGAGGAGGCCG ATCCCCCAAAGGCATATGTGACCCACCACCCCATCTCTGATGGTGTGGTCACTCTGAAGTGCTGGACCTTGGGCTTCTACCCTTCGGAGATCACCCTGACCTGGCAACGAGATGGGGAGGACCAGACCCAGGACACAGAGTTTGTGGAGACCAGGCCTGCAGGGGACGGGACCTTCCAGAAGTGGGCTGCCCTGGTAGTACCCTCTGGAGAGGAGCAGAGATATGTGTGCCTTGTGCAGCATGAGGGGCTGTCTGAGCCCCTCACCTTGAGATGGG AGGTGCCTCCTCAGCCCACCACTTCCATCCTGGGAATTGTTGCTGGCCTGGTTCTCCTAGGAGCTGTGGTCACTGGAGTTGTGATCTGGATAAAGAAGAGCTCAg GTGGTGACAGTGCCCAGGGCACTGATGTGCCTCTCACAGATTCTAAAG cgtGA
- the LOC135231121 gene encoding HLA class I histocompatibility antigen, A alpha chain-like isoform X1: MLMASQILLLLLSGTLPLTQTRAGSHSLNHFFTAVSRPGVGEPRVIAGGYVDDTQFGHFDSDAANPGSEPRALWVVQEGPEHWAELTRRAKDIAQALRVGLQALRGYYNHSDTSSHTIQALSTCEVGSDGRFLRGYRRIAYDGTDYIALNEDLRSWTAAAGAAQITRREWEEAGEAERVRAFLEGECVEWLHRYLENGKETLLRADPPKAYVTHHPISDGVVTLKCWTLGFYPSEITLTWQRDGEDQTQDTEFVETRPAGDGTFQKWAALVVPSGEEQRYVCLVQHEGLSEPLTLRWEVPPQPTTSILGIVAGLVLLGAVVTGVVIWIKKSSGGDSAQGTDVPLTDSKA; this comes from the exons ATGCTAATGGCTTCCCAGATCCTCCTCTTGTTGCTCTCCGGGACCCTGCCCCTGACCCAGACCCGGGCGG GCTCCCACTCCCTGAACCATTTCTTCACCGCCGTGTCCCGGCCCGGCGTTGGGGAGCCCCGCGTCATCGCCGGCGGCTACGTGGACGACACGCAGTTCGGACACTTTGACAGCGACGCCGCGAATCCGGGGTCGGAGCCGCGGGCTCTTTGGGTGGTGCAGGAGGGGCCGGAGCATTGGGCAGAGCTGACGCGCAGAGCCAAGGACATCGCACAGGCTCTCCGAGTGGGCCTGCAGGCCTTGCGCGGCTACTACAACCACAGCGACACCA GTTCTCACACCATCCAGGCGCTGTCCACCTGCGAGGTAGGGTCGGACGGGCGCTTCCTCCGCGGGTACCGTCGGATCGCCTACGACGGAACCGATTACATTGCCCTGAACGAGGACCTGCGCTCCTGGACAGCGGCGGCCGGCGCGGCTCAGATCACCCGGCGGGAGTGGGAGGAGGCCGGTGAGGCGGAGCGCGTCAGAGCCTTCCTGGAGGGGGAGTGTGTGGAGTGGCTGCATAGATATCTGGAAAACGGGAAGGAGACGCTTCTGCGAGCAG ATCCCCCAAAGGCATATGTGACCCACCACCCCATCTCTGATGGTGTGGTCACTCTGAAGTGCTGGACCTTGGGCTTCTACCCTTCGGAGATCACCCTGACCTGGCAACGAGATGGGGAGGACCAGACCCAGGACACAGAGTTTGTGGAGACCAGGCCTGCAGGGGACGGGACCTTCCAGAAGTGGGCTGCCCTGGTAGTACCCTCTGGAGAGGAGCAGAGATATGTGTGCCTTGTGCAGCATGAGGGGCTGTCTGAGCCCCTCACCTTGAGATGGG AGGTGCCTCCTCAGCCCACCACTTCCATCCTGGGAATTGTTGCTGGCCTGGTTCTCCTAGGAGCTGTGGTCACTGGAGTTGTGATCTGGATAAAGAAGAGCTCAg GTGGTGACAGTGCCCAGGGCACTGATGTGCCTCTCACAGATTCTAAAG cgtGA
- the LOC135231121 gene encoding HLA class I histocompatibility antigen, A alpha chain-like isoform X3 produces the protein MLMASQILLLLLSGTLPLTQTRAGSHSLNHFFTAVSRPGVGEPRVIAGGYVDDTQFGHFDSDAANPGSEPRALWVVQEGPEHWAELTRRAKDIAQALRVGLQALRGYYNHSDTSSHTIQALSTCEVGSDGRFLRGYRRIAYDGTDYIALNEDLRSWTAAAGAAQITRREWEEAGEAERVRAFLEGECVEWLHRYLENGKETLLRADPPKAYVTHHPISDGVVTLKCWTLGFYPSEITLTWQRDGEDQTQDTEFVETRPAGDGTFQKWAALVVPSGEEQRYVCLVQHEGLSEPLTLRWGGDSAQGTDVPLTDSKA, from the exons ATGCTAATGGCTTCCCAGATCCTCCTCTTGTTGCTCTCCGGGACCCTGCCCCTGACCCAGACCCGGGCGG GCTCCCACTCCCTGAACCATTTCTTCACCGCCGTGTCCCGGCCCGGCGTTGGGGAGCCCCGCGTCATCGCCGGCGGCTACGTGGACGACACGCAGTTCGGACACTTTGACAGCGACGCCGCGAATCCGGGGTCGGAGCCGCGGGCTCTTTGGGTGGTGCAGGAGGGGCCGGAGCATTGGGCAGAGCTGACGCGCAGAGCCAAGGACATCGCACAGGCTCTCCGAGTGGGCCTGCAGGCCTTGCGCGGCTACTACAACCACAGCGACACCA GTTCTCACACCATCCAGGCGCTGTCCACCTGCGAGGTAGGGTCGGACGGGCGCTTCCTCCGCGGGTACCGTCGGATCGCCTACGACGGAACCGATTACATTGCCCTGAACGAGGACCTGCGCTCCTGGACAGCGGCGGCCGGCGCGGCTCAGATCACCCGGCGGGAGTGGGAGGAGGCCGGTGAGGCGGAGCGCGTCAGAGCCTTCCTGGAGGGGGAGTGTGTGGAGTGGCTGCATAGATATCTGGAAAACGGGAAGGAGACGCTTCTGCGAGCAG ATCCCCCAAAGGCATATGTGACCCACCACCCCATCTCTGATGGTGTGGTCACTCTGAAGTGCTGGACCTTGGGCTTCTACCCTTCGGAGATCACCCTGACCTGGCAACGAGATGGGGAGGACCAGACCCAGGACACAGAGTTTGTGGAGACCAGGCCTGCAGGGGACGGGACCTTCCAGAAGTGGGCTGCCCTGGTAGTACCCTCTGGAGAGGAGCAGAGATATGTGTGCCTTGTGCAGCATGAGGGGCTGTCTGAGCCCCTCACCTTGAGATGGG GTGGTGACAGTGCCCAGGGCACTGATGTGCCTCTCACAGATTCTAAAG cgtGA